TCGAACTCTCCGCGATCGAGGCGGTGAGCGCGTCCATCGCGACCCTCGGCAACGTCGGGCCGGGGGTCGGCGTCGTCGGTCCGATGAACAGCTTCCGCCGGTTCTCCTGGGCGTCGAAGCTCTACATGGTGTTCCTGATGTGGATCGGTCGACTGGAGATCCTCTCCGTCCTCGTCGTCCTTTCCCCCGCGTACTGGCGGACGTAGCGACCGGGCGCTCCGCGCCGTCCGGAGGCGGCATCCCGCCGTCACCGGAACACCGACCGGATGTACCGGCTCACCGGGAACAGCGCCTCGCTGGCCCGGTCGCGCAGTCCCGTCGGCTGCGCGTAGACGACGACCGGCACGCCGAGGTCGTCGGCCCGGTCGATGACCCGGTCGGGCGTCGACCCGAGCACCCACCGCTTCAGCAGTCGGGTCCGAGAGGCGCCGATGAACAGCGGGCCGCCGTTCTCCGCGGCCGTCGCGACCAGCCCCTCGGCGACGGTGTCGGCATCGACCTCGTGGACCTCGGGCGACGGGTCGGCCGGGAACGCGTCGAGGGTCCGCCGGACGTCCACGTTCTCGAAACTCCCGGGCGAACAGCACGTCGCGGGGCGCGTCGTACCCCTGCCACGACCGCGACGATCGTGTACGGGTCTCGGTGGGAACGTTCTTGGTGTCCGTCAGCGGGAGGTTCCGCCCGGGTTTCCGAACTCTTCGGCGAGTGTCGGGATATTGGCGAATCGGAGAGACGAGTCGAGGGTTTGGAAGCCGCGTTCGCCTGCGCCCGCGCCATTTCGTTTTCGAATAGATAGTGGCTTAAAGGGAGAAATTCTGATTCCGTAACTCTAAGTACCGGGACTACGAAGACCGAATTATGAGTCCGACTTCCAACGACTCCTCCCGCTCTTCCGGTTCCTCTCCGAACGACCTCCCCGACGACCTCGTAGAGCGGGTCTCCCAACTCGACGAATCCGAGATTCGGGCTCTCGTATCGTATGCCCGCTCGCAACTCCCCCAGCCCCCGACTGTCGAGGACCTGCTCGAAGAGCGACCCGGCGAGGAAATCCTCGACGTCGAGGACGATGGCGCTTACACGCGCGTCGTAAAGATGCAGCGGTGTGCGGACGGTTGTGAGGACTGCCCTCACGGACCGTATCTGTATCACGTCCGGGTCGAACCGCACCCCGGAGAGGACCGGTCACCGTCCCTGCACTGGGAGTTTCTCGGTCCGGTCCGGTAGAGCCGGACGAACCGCCATCGATCGGATCACGAGCGGAGGTTCACACCTACTTTTATCATATTGACCGATAAGTTCGAAAAGCGACTCGATTCGGCGACGCTTTGGAAGCCGACAACCGACACTTCACGAATGCCAAAGGATCTCGAACGCGATCTCGGTCTTTACGCGACGATCACCATCAGCATCGGTGCGATGATCGGCAGCGGCATCTTCGTCCTCCCCGGGCTCGCAGCGAAGAAGACGGGACCGAGCGTCATCTTCGCGTATCTGCTCGCGGGACTGATCGTGTTACCGGCGGTCCTGTCGAAGGCGGAGATGGCGACCGCCCTTCCCGAAGCCGGCGGCACGTACCTCTACATCGACCGGGCGATGGGGCCGCTCCTCGGAACGATTGCGGGCATCGGTGCGTGGTTCTCGCTCGTGTTCAAGAGTGCGTTCGCACTGGTCGGTCTCGGCGCGTATCTGCTTCTCCTGGTCTCGATCCCGAACGCCCTGTTGGTAACCGTCAGTCTCGGACTCGGCGTCCTCCTCGTCGCGGTGAACGTTGTCGGCGTGAAACAGAGCGGGCGACTGCAGGCGGTCGTCGTGAGCCTGGTACTGCTCGCCCTCGCAGCGTTCATCCTCGACGGCATCACGTACGTGGACAGCACCAGATTCCATCCGCTGGCCACGCACGACAGCGGCGGCGTCCTCGCCGCCACGGGCTTCGTGTTCGTCTCCTACGCGGGGGTGACGAAGATCGCCTCCGTCGCCGAGGAGGTCGAGAACCCCGGCCGGAACATCCCCATCGCCATGCTCGCCTCGGTGGTGATGATGATGTTCGTCTACACGCTCACCGTGTACGTCATGGTCGGCGTGTCACCGGCCGACGACCTGATGGCGAACGACATGCTGACGCCGATGGCGCTGGCCGCGAGCCAGTTCGCCGGGCGGTTCGGCGAACTCGCCCTCTCGGCCGTCGCCGTCCTCGCCCTGACGAGCATGGCGAACGCGGGCATTCTCTCCTCGTCCCGGTTCCCGCTGGCGATGAGCCGGGACTCGCTGGCGCCGGAACGACTGAGCGACGTCAGCGAACGGTTCAAGACCCCCGTCGCTTCCGTGACGCTCACGGGCGTGTTACTGCTCGGCCTCATCGCGTTCGTCCCGGTCGTCGAACTCGCGAAGCTCGCCAGCGCATTCAAGATCCTCATCTTCACGTTCATCAACGTCGCTCTGATCGCGTTCCGGGAGAGTTCGCTGGAGTGGTACACCCCCGAGTTCACGTCGCCCGCGTATCCGTGGGTCCAGTTGGCCGGGATAGTCGGTGGGCTCGTCCTGCTGACCCAGATGGGACCGGTGGCAATCGGCGGCGCCGTCGGCATCATCGTCGCTGGCGTGCTCTGGTACCGGGTGTACGGCCGCGAAAAGACCGAACGGGAGGGAGCCGCTCTCGACGCGATACGGCGGACCGCGGGATCTCGGTCGCTCACCGAGTTGGAACACGAGTTCACCCGAACAGACGGCACCGTCCTCGTCGCGATGGACGAAACGACGTCGCCGAGGCGCGAGCGAACCCTGTTGACCGTAGCGGCGAGCGTGGCGGCCATGCAGAACGGACGGGTCTACGCGGTCCGGTTCGAGGAGGTCCCGGAACAGCTGAGTCTCTCGTCCGCGACGGACGTGACCGAAACCGACCGCGCGTTCGAGCGACAGACCCGGGAGTTGGCCGAGGACCTCCCTGCCGACATCGTCCCCTACGAGGTCGTCAGTCACGACCGCAAGCGGGCTGTCGTCAACTACGCCGCCGAGATCGACGCCGAACTGTTACTCGGCGAGTGGGAGCCCGACCGACTCCACGCCGAACTCCTCGGCAGCGACGTGGACTGGTTCATGGAGCACGCACCCTGCGAGACGGCGTTCCTCCGGGAGCGCGCCCTGGCCGAGGTCGACGACGTCGCCGTCATCACTCGCCGGGGGCCCCACGGGTCCGTCAAGGTGATGCTCGCGAACGCCCTCGCCGTGCAGTACGACGCGACCATCCGGTTCATTACGGCCGTCGGCGAGGACGCGTCGGACGAACTGGTCGACTCGACTGGGGAGTACCATCGCGAACTCGAAGCGCTCTGCAGCGCCACGACCCGAAGTGAGATCGTTCGAACCGGCGATCCCGTCGACGGGGTCGTGACGCGCGCGACCGACGCCGACGTGGCGATCGTGGGAACGGTGGCTCATTCGAGGGTGCACGAACTGGTCCTCGGCGATCCGGCGACGGAAATCAGCGACCGGCTCGACTGTCCCGTGTTGCTGGTCCATCCGCGTCAGTCCAAGGCGCAGTCGCTCCTCCGTCGCCTGATCGAACGCGTAGTATTCTGACCACCCTCCCGGGAGTACGACTCACCCCCAGCCGCGGCAACCTCGGTCAGTCCGACCGATGGAGGACCGACCGAGTCGCGGGGAAGGTCCGAGAGACGCGAGCGAGTACGGGCGGTACGATTATAAAACCATCTTTATATGCTACTGGGGCCAACTCGTCGCTCTAGGGA
This region of Halorussus rarus genomic DNA includes:
- a CDS encoding universal stress protein; amino-acid sequence: MDVRRTLDAFPADPSPEVHEVDADTVAEGLVATAAENGGPLFIGASRTRLLKRWVLGSTPDRVIDRADDLGVPVVVYAQPTGLRDRASEALFPVSRYIRSVFR
- a CDS encoding amino acid permease, with product MPKDLERDLGLYATITISIGAMIGSGIFVLPGLAAKKTGPSVIFAYLLAGLIVLPAVLSKAEMATALPEAGGTYLYIDRAMGPLLGTIAGIGAWFSLVFKSAFALVGLGAYLLLLVSIPNALLVTVSLGLGVLLVAVNVVGVKQSGRLQAVVVSLVLLALAAFILDGITYVDSTRFHPLATHDSGGVLAATGFVFVSYAGVTKIASVAEEVENPGRNIPIAMLASVVMMMFVYTLTVYVMVGVSPADDLMANDMLTPMALAASQFAGRFGELALSAVAVLALTSMANAGILSSSRFPLAMSRDSLAPERLSDVSERFKTPVASVTLTGVLLLGLIAFVPVVELAKLASAFKILIFTFINVALIAFRESSLEWYTPEFTSPAYPWVQLAGIVGGLVLLTQMGPVAIGGAVGIIVAGVLWYRVYGREKTEREGAALDAIRRTAGSRSLTELEHEFTRTDGTVLVAMDETTSPRRERTLLTVAASVAAMQNGRVYAVRFEEVPEQLSLSSATDVTETDRAFERQTRELAEDLPADIVPYEVVSHDRKRAVVNYAAEIDAELLLGEWEPDRLHAELLGSDVDWFMEHAPCETAFLRERALAEVDDVAVITRRGPHGSVKVMLANALAVQYDATIRFITAVGEDASDELVDSTGEYHRELEALCSATTRSEIVRTGDPVDGVVTRATDADVAIVGTVAHSRVHELVLGDPATEISDRLDCPVLLVHPRQSKAQSLLRRLIERVVF